The Salinicoccus roseus genome window below encodes:
- a CDS encoding thiamine pyrophosphate-dependent dehydrogenase E1 component subunit alpha, with the protein MYKTMEDIRNFEENARRLFNQGEIPGFVHLYAGEEAIASGVCANLTDEDYITSTHRGHGHCVAKGGDLNGMMAEIFGKETGLGKGKGGSMHIADVDKGILGANGMVGGGFGIAMGAAMRNKYKGTDAVAVCFFGDGAANEGVFHEVMNMASIWKLPLIFVNENNLFAESTPHWYASATDTIAERASAYNMPGMRVNGKDIVAVMDASQEAIVRARSGEGPTLIECVTYRRYGHFEGDEQAYKAKEGDEKEWADIDPIDVFRNYVIENELMTEEELDEVREQSQNDLKEAVKFAQDSPEPSPESLYTDVFAD; encoded by the coding sequence ATGTATAAAACAATGGAAGATATCCGTAATTTTGAAGAAAACGCACGCCGCTTATTCAACCAAGGTGAAATTCCCGGCTTCGTACACTTATATGCCGGAGAAGAAGCGATTGCTTCAGGGGTATGTGCCAACTTGACTGATGAGGACTATATCACGAGCACCCACCGCGGACATGGGCACTGTGTGGCAAAAGGCGGTGACTTGAATGGGATGATGGCCGAGATTTTCGGTAAGGAGACCGGTCTTGGTAAAGGTAAAGGCGGATCCATGCATATCGCCGACGTCGACAAAGGTATACTCGGTGCGAACGGCATGGTCGGCGGCGGATTCGGGATTGCCATGGGTGCTGCGATGCGGAACAAATACAAAGGCACAGATGCGGTCGCAGTATGCTTCTTCGGTGATGGTGCTGCCAATGAGGGGGTCTTCCACGAAGTCATGAATATGGCATCCATCTGGAAACTGCCGCTCATCTTCGTCAATGAAAACAACCTCTTTGCTGAATCAACCCCGCACTGGTATGCCTCAGCTACGGATACAATTGCCGAAAGAGCCTCAGCATATAACATGCCGGGCATGCGGGTGAACGGTAAGGATATCGTTGCTGTCATGGATGCTTCACAGGAAGCCATCGTCCGTGCACGCAGTGGCGAAGGTCCTACTCTAATCGAATGTGTCACTTATAGGAGATACGGACATTTTGAAGGTGATGAACAAGCTTATAAAGCTAAAGAAGGCGATGAAAAAGAATGGGCGGATATCGATCCGATTGATGTCTTCAGAAATTATGTCATAGAGAATGAATTGATGACTGAGGAAGAACTAGATGAAGTACGTGAACAGTCGCAAAACGACTTGAAAGAAGCGGTCAAGTTTGCACAGGATAGCCCGGAGCCATCCCCCGAGTCATTATATACTGATGTCTTTGCCGACTAA
- a CDS encoding class I SAM-dependent methyltransferase has protein sequence MQSNWENAYYKRQFEMMTSKFNYPDSSFFEEEVLLLLEQVGRPFTKVLELGAGRGEIANGLARQNKDIVTVELVEEICEYAKKHAHPNVQVICDDFYTVKLNGDFDLILYLDGFGVGNDDDQFFLLQRIYNWLSDDGYALIDIYQPLYWQKVAGKEMYPFGTKDIVRKYDYDEDENRMTDTWWESGQENDSITQSLACYSPGQIYALCEKAGLHITAYYPSGAMDFEKGVYQKITALDECLSYRIKLKKK, from the coding sequence ATGCAATCAAACTGGGAAAATGCTTATTATAAGAGACAATTTGAAATGATGACATCTAAATTCAATTATCCAGACAGTTCCTTCTTTGAAGAAGAAGTCCTCCTGCTCCTGGAACAAGTAGGGCGGCCTTTCACTAAAGTTTTGGAATTAGGGGCAGGGCGTGGCGAGATAGCCAATGGACTAGCTCGTCAGAATAAAGATATAGTCACTGTTGAATTGGTGGAAGAGATCTGTGAATATGCGAAAAAGCATGCCCATCCAAATGTTCAAGTGATATGTGACGACTTTTATACAGTAAAGTTAAATGGAGACTTCGATTTAATTTTGTATCTTGATGGATTTGGTGTTGGAAATGACGATGATCAGTTCTTTTTACTGCAACGGATTTACAATTGGCTGAGTGATGATGGATATGCCTTAATAGATATTTATCAACCGCTATACTGGCAAAAAGTTGCAGGGAAAGAGATGTACCCCTTTGGCACGAAAGATATTGTACGAAAGTATGATTATGATGAAGATGAAAATAGAATGACGGATACTTGGTGGGAAAGTGGCCAAGAAAATGATTCGATTACACAATCCCTTGCGTGTTACTCACCTGGGCAAATCTATGCCCTTTGCGAAAAAGCAGGATTACATATAACTGCTTATTATCCTTCAGGTGCGATGGACTTTGAAAAAGGCGTTTATCAAAAAATAACAGCATTGGATGAATGCTTATCCTACCGCATCAAGTTAAAAAAGAAATAA
- a CDS encoding DUF2268 domain-containing putative Zn-dependent protease (predicted Zn-dependent protease with a strongly conserved HExxH motif) — translation MRLQVGLEKFNHALSNIEVKGNVDAWMEYYTFYRRPFSTIFKTLYMMDVESIKKMVRDSDLETLSEEARTALQMYTIEELKEIIKETADYYNFEAHYDAYLLVGLGQVDGTALPSEIPFLYLGLERLRNSDIEMLIQHEFNHLVRFNSIEEVNEEMGMTVGQLAIAEGLATLAPLVMSGLELNEANIREGLFVNDEEFNRLRDDFSTLQEELERDFNEPLSPKLHEKYFMYNEGNKYPKVGYFIGVHYIIPLLEAGYSLKELTRSKTKDILYKYTEMKRLL, via the coding sequence ATGAGACTGCAAGTCGGTTTAGAAAAATTTAATCATGCTTTGAGCAATATTGAAGTAAAAGGTAATGTTGATGCATGGATGGAATACTATACTTTTTACCGTAGACCTTTCAGTACGATATTTAAGACATTATACATGATGGATGTGGAGTCTATTAAAAAAATGGTTAGAGATAGTGATTTAGAAACTTTAAGCGAAGAGGCTAGAACTGCCCTCCAGATGTATACTATTGAAGAACTCAAGGAAATAATAAAAGAAACTGCAGATTACTATAATTTCGAAGCACACTATGATGCCTATTTATTAGTGGGATTGGGACAAGTAGATGGTACTGCTCTTCCAAGTGAGATTCCCTTTCTCTACTTAGGACTAGAACGCCTAAGGAATTCAGATATCGAAATGCTGATCCAACATGAATTCAACCATCTTGTCAGATTCAACAGTATAGAAGAAGTAAATGAAGAAATGGGTATGACGGTGGGGCAGCTTGCTATAGCTGAAGGGTTGGCGACACTCGCCCCTTTAGTTATGAGTGGATTGGAACTGAATGAAGCGAACATTAGAGAGGGCCTTTTCGTTAACGATGAAGAATTTAACCGTTTAAGAGATGATTTTTCAACCTTACAAGAAGAACTGGAAAGAGATTTCAATGAACCATTGTCTCCAAAACTCCATGAAAAATATTTTATGTATAACGAAGGCAACAAATATCCAAAAGTGGGTTACTTCATTGGCGTTCATTATATTATCCCGCTTTTGGAAGCAGGATATAGCTTGAAGGAATTAACGAGAAGTAAAACCAAGGATATTTTATATAAATATACCGAGATGAAACGCTTGCTGTGA
- a CDS encoding heavy-metal-associated domain-containing protein codes for MQKATIQLETLSCPSCLQKIDNAVKGLDGVEKDSVKVMFNASKVKVNFDESVTPIENIENAIENLGYPVTKSKVKAV; via the coding sequence ATGCAAAAAGCAACCATTCAATTAGAAACTTTATCATGTCCATCATGTCTCCAGAAGATTGATAACGCTGTAAAAGGTTTGGACGGTGTGGAAAAAGACAGCGTCAAAGTCATGTTCAACGCAAGTAAAGTCAAAGTAAATTTTGATGAATCAGTCACGCCGATTGAAAATATAGAAAATGCGATTGAAAACCTGGGGTACCCGGTCACCAAATCAAAAGTAAAAGCTGTCTAA
- a CDS encoding helix-turn-helix domain-containing protein: MIIDLQYWLQEKILKPTDKQVLLLIRRLAYAHGLVLGDGRREITLKFTKHEMANMIGLARETVSRNISMFRKLGILEISKSGKMIVDLDELKLYG; encoded by the coding sequence ATGATCATCGACCTCCAGTACTGGCTACAGGAGAAGATTTTAAAACCGACGGACAAGCAAGTCCTCCTGCTGATCCGCCGACTTGCATATGCCCATGGGCTTGTACTTGGTGATGGCCGGCGTGAAATCACGTTGAAGTTCACCAAGCATGAGATGGCGAACATGATTGGTCTCGCCCGCGAAACCGTCAGCCGCAACATCTCCATGTTCAGGAAACTCGGCATACTGGAAATCAGCAAATCCGGCAAGATGATTGTCGATCTGGATGAGCTGAAGTTGTATGGATGA
- a CDS encoding GNAT family N-acetyltransferase encodes MEFVNINLNFHKGIVIRFRKDSFKESFRHSKDFNEEENVLWLEEKVQEFSNGFLLLKKENEYIRQIELTIKRYKNRVVGYTNLYYLAKSHREKGCAEERHTYALSYFKNNVLEEYHLRVSPTNRRAIKSYQKNGLEKINEEHKGKVICMRGYL; translated from the coding sequence ATGGAATTTGTTAATATTAACCTGAATTTTCATAAGGGCATAGTGATTAGGTTCCGGAAGGATTCATTCAAAGAAAGCTTCCGTCATTCAAAAGATTTTAATGAGGAAGAAAATGTATTGTGGCTAGAGGAAAAGGTACAAGAATTTTCTAATGGCTTCTTACTTCTTAAGAAAGAAAATGAATATATCAGACAAATTGAACTGACAATCAAGAGATACAAAAATAGAGTGGTTGGATACACCAACCTATACTATTTAGCAAAATCACATCGAGAAAAAGGGTGTGCTGAAGAGAGGCATACATACGCATTGAGTTATTTTAAGAACAATGTCTTAGAAGAATATCACCTTAGAGTCTCTCCAACAAATAGACGTGCAATAAAGTCCTACCAAAAAAATGGGTTGGAAAAGATAAATGAAGAACATAAGGGGAAAGTCATATGTATGAGAGGTTATTTATAA
- a CDS encoding Crp/Fnr family transcriptional regulator, with amino-acid sequence MFVEYLSSMKVFEALNKEEISAIAEIAYHKNIEKDTHLFHMGEGMTNVYFVVKGNMKIYLIDEEDREQIINFLAKNEMFPHHAILRSDPYLANALSTENSEVVFIDKGTLKV; translated from the coding sequence TTGTTTGTAGAATACCTGTCATCCATGAAGGTTTTTGAAGCTTTGAACAAAGAAGAGATTTCTGCTATCGCTGAAATTGCTTATCATAAAAATATAGAAAAAGACACCCATCTATTTCATATGGGGGAGGGAATGACCAATGTCTATTTCGTGGTCAAAGGCAACATGAAAATATATCTCATTGATGAAGAAGACCGTGAGCAGATCATCAACTTCCTCGCCAAAAATGAGATGTTTCCGCACCATGCGATATTGAGGAGTGACCCCTATTTGGCAAACGCATTGTCAACTGAAAATTCCGAAGTAGTTTTCATAGATAAAGGGACTTTGAAGGTGTGA
- a CDS encoding GNAT family N-acetyltransferase: MIPFKLKLFDKEKEFNPFYNFIMGNTDHFRDYMEVAPSFDEVEKEFLLDVPPVMDIKNKEVYGVYREENLIGFLDILFNYPESHTCMIGYLVIDQNYRKQGIGQQVYNHAVAYAKEKDMRKIRLSVIKENEPAVRMWKKQGFETIDEEVTEYGTQLMMEIRL, from the coding sequence ATGATACCGTTTAAATTAAAATTATTTGATAAGGAGAAGGAATTTAATCCCTTCTATAACTTCATCATGGGCAATACAGATCATTTCAGGGATTATATGGAGGTAGCCCCATCCTTTGATGAAGTTGAAAAAGAATTCCTATTGGATGTGCCTCCCGTCATGGATATAAAAAATAAAGAAGTATATGGCGTCTATAGAGAGGAGAATCTTATTGGCTTTCTGGACATCCTATTCAATTATCCTGAAAGCCACACCTGTATGATAGGATACTTGGTCATTGATCAAAATTATAGGAAGCAGGGTATTGGTCAGCAAGTATATAATCACGCTGTTGCTTATGCTAAAGAAAAAGACATGCGGAAGATTCGGCTCAGTGTTATTAAAGAAAACGAACCGGCTGTTAGAATGTGGAAAAAGCAAGGTTTTGAAACAATAGACGAAGAGGTAACGGAATATGGCACACAATTAATGATGGAGATTAGACTGTAG
- a CDS encoding Dps family protein, with translation MTRDKTPQERLKEEQEHKEHVHHTKINAAAIADHILGNIHTMHVKLHQYHWYVKGPHFFSLHGKLKELYNVNEEWFDKIAERLIASGHKPASTTAELEEYSMLLEDPAHKYLEAEEMIENVIEDFRSTRGLTIRAIHLAREEGDDVLEDTLIAFKKYLYENIWMLQAYLGKEALEDDDDFEVDDDEE, from the coding sequence ATGACACGAGATAAAACACCGCAAGAAAGATTGAAAGAGGAGCAAGAGCATAAAGAGCATGTCCACCATACAAAAATCAACGCAGCAGCCATTGCAGATCACATTTTAGGGAACATCCACACGATGCATGTAAAGTTACATCAATATCATTGGTATGTGAAGGGACCGCATTTCTTCAGTCTCCATGGCAAATTGAAAGAACTGTACAACGTAAATGAAGAGTGGTTCGATAAAATCGCGGAACGATTGATTGCTTCCGGCCATAAACCAGCTTCGACTACTGCTGAATTAGAGGAATATTCCATGCTTTTAGAAGACCCGGCCCACAAGTATTTGGAAGCAGAAGAAATGATTGAAAATGTGATTGAAGATTTCAGAAGCACCCGTGGCTTAACCATTCGTGCTATCCATTTGGCACGAGAAGAAGGCGATGATGTGCTAGAAGATACACTGATTGCTTTCAAAAAGTATTTGTATGAAAATATTTGGATGCTGCAAGCCTATCTTGGCAAAGAAGCATTGGAAGATGACGATGATTTTGAAGTGGATGATGACGAAGAATAA
- a CDS encoding serine hydrolase domain-containing protein — protein sequence MSTYRHAKEKIGTIDNIYNGDMFPDLAINTFRNIERLFPTRTILASTRPEPFEQSRESLQPFQSRIKDTTTDKTEQNYDLYDYVALNSVTGIVVLKEGRLVYENYFHGNSPDTRWMSMSVAKAITSTLVGAAIQDGYIESLDDPTVKYVPELKSSAYENTTVRHILGMNSGVEWDEAYTNPGSDRRAFLKAQLSRNPGALLEVMADLPSAGEPGHVHNYSTGETTVASEIVIGATCKSLSDYLYEKIWEPYGMESKAAWWLDSPDGNEIGGSGFSAVLRDYARFGQFFLEGGKAGGKQILPEGWTEMAGQPTTLENGETVDYGLMWWPAWTQKSKENKAFQAVGIHGQVIHIDPEEDVVIAISSARPKPMGTQPIDDMLFLEDLIDNIK from the coding sequence ATGAGTACATACAGACATGCAAAAGAGAAAATCGGCACTATAGATAATATTTACAACGGGGACATGTTCCCGGATCTTGCCATCAACACATTCCGTAATATTGAACGGCTTTTTCCGACACGCACAATTCTCGCTTCAACCAGACCGGAGCCTTTTGAGCAGTCGAGGGAGTCTCTTCAGCCTTTCCAATCGAGGATCAAAGACACGACAACTGATAAAACGGAGCAGAATTATGATCTATATGATTATGTGGCTTTGAATTCGGTGACGGGGATCGTGGTGCTGAAAGAGGGGAGACTCGTTTATGAAAACTATTTTCACGGCAACAGCCCCGACACGCGCTGGATGTCGATGTCGGTCGCAAAGGCGATTACTTCAACACTGGTGGGGGCGGCGATCCAAGACGGTTACATAGAGAGCCTTGACGATCCGACGGTGAAATATGTACCGGAATTGAAGAGCAGTGCTTATGAAAACACCACGGTCCGTCATATTTTGGGCATGAACTCAGGCGTGGAGTGGGATGAGGCTTACACCAATCCCGGCTCGGACCGCCGTGCTTTTTTAAAAGCCCAGCTCTCCCGGAACCCGGGCGCCCTGCTTGAAGTGATGGCTGATCTTCCAAGCGCAGGAGAACCCGGTCATGTCCATAACTATTCTACGGGGGAGACGACAGTGGCCAGTGAAATCGTCATCGGTGCAACATGTAAAAGTTTGTCCGATTACTTATATGAAAAGATTTGGGAACCATACGGCATGGAAAGCAAAGCGGCATGGTGGCTGGATTCCCCGGACGGCAATGAAATCGGCGGCAGCGGTTTTTCCGCTGTTTTGAGGGATTATGCACGCTTCGGCCAGTTCTTCCTTGAGGGTGGAAAAGCGGGCGGTAAGCAAATTTTACCCGAAGGATGGACAGAAATGGCCGGTCAGCCGACGACTCTGGAAAACGGGGAGACGGTCGATTATGGTTTGATGTGGTGGCCCGCATGGACGCAGAAGTCCAAAGAGAACAAGGCCTTTCAGGCAGTCGGCATCCATGGACAGGTCATCCATATCGACCCGGAAGAAGACGTGGTCATAGCCATTTCCTCCGCCCGTCCGAAGCCCATGGGCACGCAGCCGATTGACGATATGCTGTTCCTTGAGGATCTGATTGATAATATAAAATGA
- the lpdA gene encoding dihydrolipoyl dehydrogenase — protein sequence MSDYDVLIIGSGPGGYVAAEEAALLGNSVAVVEKKDIGGVCLNTGCIPSKTYLEHAHWLNTIGRANSKGIEVEIKNIDFPSLVDRKDGVVATLQKGIMSTFKANNIDYIQGEAIHKKGRTFEVDDRSITGKKVLLATGGYPFIADIPGLEEVDYLTTDTIFDMTELPEKLVTIGGGIIAVELAFAMKAYGIDVSLLEVAEDILLTIDEDARQTVKKRLENLGVEVRTKVSIKEVKASRVNLSDGNSFEFDQLLVAIGRRQNLTLPKAMGLDLDNSGRFVAVDEYYETSAPGVYAIGDLIGGHTLAHAASAEGIKAVRAMANKKETPVSPLSIPRSLYTDPEVAEFGLSESEATTSGYDVITEKLPFSFNGRAISVGETDGFVKIVSESRYRRILGAVVVGPHATDLIHQLLTVYESEGTIDEIAGTVYGHPTLSELIQDVSKNIIKYH from the coding sequence TTGAGTGATTATGATGTATTGATTATCGGTTCAGGTCCAGGCGGATATGTCGCAGCTGAAGAAGCGGCACTCCTCGGCAACAGCGTGGCAGTGGTAGAAAAGAAAGATATAGGAGGAGTATGTTTAAATACCGGGTGCATCCCCTCAAAAACTTATCTGGAGCATGCCCACTGGCTGAATACAATCGGAAGGGCTAACAGTAAGGGTATTGAAGTCGAAATAAAGAATATCGACTTTCCCTCACTGGTCGATAGGAAAGATGGTGTGGTCGCCACTCTGCAAAAAGGCATAATGTCAACCTTTAAAGCCAACAACATCGATTATATCCAGGGAGAGGCCATTCATAAGAAAGGCAGGACTTTCGAAGTGGACGACAGGAGCATCACTGGGAAAAAGGTACTGCTTGCAACTGGCGGATACCCCTTCATCGCTGACATACCCGGACTGGAAGAGGTGGATTACTTAACGACAGATACCATTTTCGATATGACTGAGCTGCCTGAAAAACTCGTAACCATCGGCGGCGGCATCATCGCCGTTGAACTTGCTTTTGCAATGAAAGCATACGGTATCGATGTTAGTCTTCTTGAAGTGGCGGAAGATATCCTCCTCACCATCGATGAAGATGCCCGTCAAACCGTCAAGAAAAGGCTAGAAAATCTCGGGGTGGAGGTAAGGACGAAAGTTTCAATCAAAGAGGTGAAAGCTTCGCGTGTGAACCTCTCGGACGGAAACAGCTTTGAGTTTGACCAACTCCTGGTTGCTATCGGCAGAAGGCAAAATCTGACTCTCCCGAAAGCGATGGGTCTGGATCTCGATAATTCCGGCCGCTTCGTCGCAGTCGATGAGTATTATGAGACAAGTGCCCCCGGCGTCTATGCAATCGGAGATTTGATCGGCGGTCATACGCTTGCCCATGCTGCCAGCGCAGAAGGAATCAAGGCAGTTAGGGCGATGGCCAATAAAAAAGAGACCCCTGTCAGTCCTCTGAGCATTCCACGTTCATTGTACACCGATCCTGAAGTTGCAGAGTTCGGTTTGAGCGAATCAGAGGCGACCACGTCAGGATATGATGTGATTACGGAAAAGTTGCCATTCTCATTCAATGGACGGGCCATCTCAGTAGGAGAAACCGATGGCTTTGTCAAAATTGTTTCAGAAAGCCGGTACCGCCGGATACTTGGGGCGGTCGTGGTCGGCCCCCATGCTACTGACCTCATTCACCAATTACTCACAGTTTATGAATCGGAAGGCACTATAGATGAAATAGCCGGCACAGTGTACGGTCATCCGACATTATCTGAATTGATACAGGATGTATCAAAAAATATCATTAAATATCATTAA
- a CDS encoding ATP-dependent Clp protease ATP-binding subunit — MNDATELQETVVVRDGFRDAETLAKEKQNYQIDIPHLWSVMMQSGKFLYDFYAGLDIDMNAFIQLINREVDKISTVSRTDQRYGQQLSRRLGTLKQHAEEEARLQRDKFVTCEHYILALFKQKYNPLTVFLKDEGITIDTLQKQMNINRDGKKPASEYQESIYRSLERYAVNMNVRYMEGKLRTIIGRQDEIHDVLRILSRKEKNNAILVGSPGVGKTAIIEGLVSDIVTGNVTGKFKNKIIYNLDMSALVAGAKYRGEFEERFKSVLNEVRDSQGEIILFIDEIHTVVGAGQTSGAMDAGNILKPMLARGEVSCIGATTQDEYRENIEKDKALERRFQKVLVNEPDIDGTMEILEGIKSEFETYHRTIITPQAVEAAVKLSSRYITDRYQPGKAIDVLDEASAVQNLKLNALPRSIEEINEKLLNLKIMAFESDEAAQQSSLDEKMASLEMLRNKQLEKWEDEQDLLFDLQQLRQDNLQQHAEYHAARSEEDIEKIVSLKNIKLPKIKTDINSIEEDVPSASFINETIITEDDIAGVIERLTGIKVRGILEDERQKLLHLEDELKARVVGQDEAVGKVSNTVLRMRAGIQDPNKPSGSFLFLGPTGVGKTQLAKSLAESLFGSELEMVRLDMSEYMEKHAVARLIGPPPGYVGYDEGGQLTEAVQQRLYSIVLLDEIEKAHEDVFNILLQVLDEGHLTDSKGRKVDFKNTILIMTSNIGSHQLFDGTNQEGQLEDDTRLAVMDDLRTHFKPEFLNRIDEVIMFNPLLLHNMYNIVRLMLSDLEARLEKQSISLKVDDEVMTWLAVNGYDKNYGARPLDRFIVQEIETPIARHIIAHPNRSPTTVTVSLENDQPIFSMVKSE; from the coding sequence TTGAATGATGCAACAGAATTACAAGAAACTGTCGTAGTGAGAGATGGGTTTCGGGACGCAGAGACACTCGCAAAAGAAAAACAGAACTATCAGATCGATATCCCTCACCTTTGGTCTGTCATGATGCAGTCCGGGAAGTTTTTATATGATTTTTATGCGGGTTTGGACATAGATATGAATGCCTTCATCCAGCTGATCAACCGGGAAGTGGACAAGATTTCCACCGTCTCGAGAACCGATCAACGATACGGCCAGCAGTTGAGCAGACGACTTGGCACATTAAAACAGCATGCAGAGGAAGAGGCCCGGCTCCAGCGTGATAAATTCGTCACCTGTGAGCATTATATACTTGCGCTTTTCAAACAGAAATACAACCCTTTGACCGTCTTTTTAAAAGATGAGGGTATCACCATCGACACTCTGCAAAAGCAGATGAACATCAACCGGGACGGGAAAAAGCCTGCTTCTGAATATCAAGAATCCATATACCGGTCTTTGGAAAGGTATGCAGTCAACATGAACGTCCGTTATATGGAGGGGAAGCTCAGAACGATCATCGGGAGACAGGATGAAATCCATGACGTGCTCAGAATACTTTCCAGAAAAGAGAAGAATAATGCCATCCTGGTGGGCAGCCCAGGCGTCGGGAAGACGGCCATCATCGAAGGTTTGGTCTCAGACATCGTAACAGGGAATGTCACCGGCAAATTCAAAAATAAAATCATCTATAACCTCGACATGAGTGCATTGGTTGCCGGTGCAAAATACCGCGGCGAATTCGAAGAACGTTTTAAGAGTGTATTGAACGAGGTCCGTGACTCGCAGGGAGAAATCATCCTTTTCATCGATGAGATCCATACAGTCGTCGGGGCCGGGCAGACAAGCGGTGCAATGGATGCCGGCAATATCTTAAAACCAATGCTCGCAAGGGGTGAAGTGAGCTGCATCGGTGCTACCACCCAGGATGAATACAGGGAAAACATCGAAAAAGACAAAGCACTCGAGCGCCGGTTTCAAAAGGTGCTCGTCAATGAGCCGGATATAGATGGTACGATGGAAATTCTAGAAGGTATCAAATCAGAATTCGAAACCTATCATCGCACCATCATCACGCCACAGGCGGTTGAAGCCGCTGTAAAGCTGTCCAGCCGCTATATCACAGATCGTTACCAACCCGGTAAAGCCATCGATGTACTGGATGAGGCCAGTGCCGTGCAGAACCTCAAATTGAACGCACTCCCCCGCTCCATTGAAGAAATCAATGAAAAGTTGCTCAATCTTAAAATCATGGCATTCGAATCCGATGAGGCAGCGCAGCAATCCAGCCTCGATGAAAAGATGGCGTCTCTAGAGATGCTGCGGAATAAACAGCTTGAAAAATGGGAAGATGAGCAGGATCTGCTTTTTGATCTGCAACAACTAAGGCAGGATAATCTACAGCAGCATGCAGAGTATCATGCCGCCCGGTCGGAAGAAGACATTGAAAAAATCGTCTCACTGAAGAATATCAAGCTGCCTAAAATAAAAACGGACATCAACAGTATTGAGGAAGATGTTCCTTCTGCATCTTTCATCAATGAAACCATTATCACCGAAGATGATATTGCAGGCGTAATAGAAAGGCTTACTGGCATCAAAGTTCGCGGCATATTGGAAGATGAAAGACAGAAGCTGCTGCATCTTGAAGATGAGCTGAAAGCCCGGGTGGTTGGCCAGGATGAGGCTGTGGGGAAAGTCAGCAATACCGTCCTGCGTATGCGTGCTGGCATACAAGATCCCAACAAGCCGAGTGGTTCTTTCCTGTTTTTAGGGCCAACTGGTGTAGGGAAGACGCAACTCGCCAAATCGCTCGCAGAGTCGCTGTTCGGAAGTGAGCTTGAGATGGTGCGCCTCGATATGTCGGAGTACATGGAAAAACACGCCGTTGCTCGTCTCATCGGTCCCCCGCCCGGCTATGTCGGATATGATGAAGGTGGTCAACTGACGGAAGCGGTCCAGCAGCGGTTGTATTCGATAGTTTTACTGGATGAGATTGAAAAGGCACATGAAGATGTGTTCAATATTTTACTTCAAGTCCTCGATGAAGGACATCTCACGGATTCGAAAGGCAGGAAGGTCGATTTTAAAAACACGATATTGATCATGACATCCAATATCGGCTCCCATCAGTTATTTGATGGCACAAATCAGGAGGGGCAGTTGGAAGACGATACAAGGCTTGCAGTCATGGACGATTTGCGCACGCACTTTAAGCCTGAGTTTTTAAACAGGATTGATGAAGTCATCATGTTCAATCCATTACTACTTCATAATATGTACAACATCGTGCGTCTCATGCTCTCCGACCTAGAAGCGAGGCTTGAAAAGCAATCGATTTCACTTAAGGTCGACGATGAGGTGATGACATGGCTCGCCGTCAATGGATACGATAAAAATTACGGAGCACGCCCACTCGACCGATTCATCGTCCAGGAAATTGAAACACCTATTGCACGCCACATCATAGCCCACCCGAATCGAAGCCCCACCACCGTCACAGTCAGTCTCGAAAATGATCAACCCATCTTCTCGATGGTAAAATCTGAATAA